The Candidatus Lokiarchaeota archaeon genome window below encodes:
- a CDS encoding zinc-ribbon domain-containing protein: protein MPEFINCPVCGKKVREGSTFCIECGARLAGKKEEPKRRKPNPKEEETEEDELTELEKRMLGLLGNEEAMYSQESSERTTQNQVEATKDSAQSSEESTPDLEWDVRLEEDTVSVEENEPQVRSNTISVKENTQQESNSKSPKQQVDLSWDVEDIPEMEADQVQEGMPFEEVEPPEIKSSGPAPTPKEAKEHLFPEDEECCAREAVSHLFPQGRGVTDNDFIDVVVGTPRKISVEEPMKELEQPTCPSCGSALTSDGFEYPPYVYEAMGKARIEHGEELLEENEHEEAIESFEKAKMLYERANDEKKLQKCREKIDEGYESMAEFHYDQAEVHKKNREYEWAIVQYRKAREIYMFTTKRKERAKCAEKVRECYVDWGEELEERGDYLAKEGRTREALAKYQKAAEKYKQSEDDKHLKGLEKKIREA from the coding sequence ATGCCTGAATTCATAAACTGCCCAGTATGTGGTAAGAAAGTAAGAGAAGGATCCACATTCTGTATCGAGTGTGGAGCACGTCTAGCAGGCAAGAAGGAAGAACCAAAGAGAAGGAAACCAAATCCCAAAGAAGAGGAAACTGAAGAGGACGAGCTCACTGAACTTGAGAAGCGAATGCTCGGTTTGCTGGGAAATGAGGAGGCCATGTATTCTCAAGAGTCCAGCGAGCGGACTACACAAAATCAAGTCGAAGCTACAAAGGATAGCGCACAATCATCCGAAGAATCAACTCCTGACTTGGAATGGGATGTAAGGCTGGAGGAGGACACGGTTTCTGTTGAAGAAAACGAGCCACAAGTTAGGTCTAACACTATTTCGGTAAAGGAAAACACCCAGCAAGAATCAAATAGCAAATCCCCCAAGCAACAAGTAGATTTGAGCTGGGATGTTGAGGATATTCCGGAAATGGAGGCAGATCAGGTTCAAGAGGGAATGCCATTCGAAGAAGTCGAACCACCTGAAATCAAATCATCCGGACCTGCACCCACACCCAAGGAGGCTAAAGAACATCTTTTCCCAGAAGATGAAGAATGTTGTGCCCGCGAGGCTGTTTCGCATTTATTCCCGCAAGGTCGAGGAGTTACAGACAATGACTTCATCGATGTAGTTGTGGGAACACCTCGAAAGATTAGTGTCGAGGAACCGATGAAGGAGCTTGAGCAACCAACGTGTCCTAGCTGCGGTTCTGCACTCACATCGGATGGGTTTGAGTATCCACCGTATGTTTACGAAGCCATGGGAAAGGCTAGAATTGAACATGGTGAAGAGCTACTAGAGGAAAACGAACACGAAGAAGCCATCGAGAGCTTCGAAAAAGCAAAGATGCTCTATGAAAGGGCGAATGATGAAAAGAAGCTACAGAAGTGTAGAGAGAAAATAGACGAAGGCTACGAGTCCATGGCTGAATTTCACTATGATCAAGCAGAAGTTCACAAGAAGAACCGAGAATACGAATGGGCGATAGTACAGTACAGGAAGGCTAGAGAAATCTACATGTTCACAACTAAACGGAAGGAACGGGCTAAGTGTGCAGAGAAGGTTAGGGAATGCTACGTTGATTGGGGGGAAGAACTCGAGGAAAGAGGGGATTACTTGGCCAAAGAGGGGAGGACAAGAGAGGCGCTTGCCAAGTATCAGAAGGCAGCCGAGAAATACAAGCAAAGCGAAGATGACAAACATCTGAAAGGATTGGAGAAGAAGATCAGAGAGGCTTGA